Part of the Catharus ustulatus isolate bCatUst1 chromosome 18, bCatUst1.pri.v2, whole genome shotgun sequence genome is shown below.
ATCCTCATCATCACCCCCACAGCCGCACATCGCCATCCTCATCATCACCCCCACATCATCATCAACACCCCCATCCTTATCATCACCCCCACATCATCTTCAACACCCCTCTCAACCTTATCAACACCTCCATCCTCATCATCCCATCCTCATCATCACCCCTACATCATCTTCAACATCCCCCTCAACCTTATCAACACCCCCATCCTCATCTCCCCCACATCATCTTCAACACTCCCCTCAACCTTATCAACACCCCCATCTTCATCTCCCCCCCCACATAACCATCAATATCCCCCCTATTTTATCGACACCTCCATCCTCATCACCTCAATCCCATtaccccatccccatcctgccatccccatcctccccacTCACACACACCCCCCCATTCTCATCACCacccatcccaatccccatccaCCCCACAACCCCCCACATCTCTCTGTCCTCATCACCGCCCCCTTAGCCCCCATCCCCCTATCCCCACACCTCCCCATCCTCATAAGaattctccatccccatccattcCCAACCATCCCTCCCACCCCTGAAGTCCtttccctgctcatcccaaTCCCTCTGACCCCCGGGAATGGGACAGGAGGGGAGCACCAGGAGTGAAGTGGGGGAGGCTGCATGAAATGGGGGGCTGGGGAAATGGGGCATCAATGAGGAAGGGGGGGCTTGGACATTGGGAACCTGGGGAAATTAAGGGGGTTGGAAATGGGGGGTAGAGGGGCTTGAGCACTGGGGGGATAATGGGGGGCTGGGGAATGTGGGGACCTGAGATAATGGGGGGAATagggcagcacagggcctgatggggaatggaaatggggggctctggggaaatgggaaggtCTGAAACAATGGGGGGGATCTGGGGCATTGGGGAGGGCATTGGAGGGTCTGGGGCAATGGGGATTCCTGGTCTTGGGACAATGGGGGCCAAGTCTGGCCAACACTCAGGAATTATCCCGGAGAGATGGAGCCAGGATGATGCTCCCAGACCTTtcacctgctccaggcacagTGTCCTCACTATGACCTCCCTGTCTCTGGATATGTGACTTTATTCCCAGCTGGCATCCCCATCTCAGTCCCTCTCAGCCAAATTCCCAACAGCTTTATCTGTGCTCGCAGCAGTTGCCTCCCTCCGACTTGGGATATggctgattttgcttttttttcaaatcaggACTTTTAATCTCCAGGCTCATCCCCGAGATGGGATGTCCCTTTtctgccctgtccccaaggctggctgtgaggggagctCAGAGGGACCCCCAGGGTGGGAAATGACATCaggaatgggaagggaagggaaatataaaataaattgcaagCAGGGAGACTCCACTGGGATAAAAACACCCATCTCAAAAGCctacagcagcagagctgcagggattttGGGTGTTCACCAAACCTCATGCTTCCCAAAAACCCTACAGCAGTGTGTGGGATAGCTCCCATGCTTGGAGCTGGCCATGGTCTGAGAAGTGGATGAACATTTCAGACAGTGGGAATGGCACAACCAGTCCATATAAAAATATCTGGTAATGTTTTAATTTACTTCTGTTGGTTTTCCCCATGAGAAAACAGTTTGGAGCAACTCAGCCTCTCTAAACTGGGTTAATGTTCCCTCAGTTCCAAAGGTGTTCTTCCAGGTACAACAtcctgctgggaggggatggggaatgcTCTGGCATTGCGCACCCTGGGAAACCACACCAGGGTTTTCCcaccaaattcccccaaaatcaccccaagaGGGTTCATTGCTCCAGCTCAGGGTGAACTCCTCCACAGGAGCCTTTGGATATCAGCACTGGGACTTCTTGGTTATTTTTATGGCAAAGAACTTCTTCAGCTCCACATGGGGCGGGAGGATCCCTTGGATTTCAGCTCTCAGGGAGCACTTAGTTAGCCTCCATCCCATCACCTCTGTTCTATCATCCCTGCCACCATCACCCCTGTCCCTTCAACCCTGTCACCATCACCTCCATCCCATCACCTGTCATCACCTGTCACCACCACCTCTGTCCTAtcatccctgtcctgtcactcctGTCACCCCCTCTGTCACCATCATGCCTGCCCCATCATCTGTCTCCTGATCTCCATCACCACCATTCCTGTTCCATCAGCACTGTCACCGTCACATCTGTCCCATCATTCCTGTTCCATCAACACTGTCATCATCACCTCTGTTACCATCACCTCTGCCCCCTCAAGAGGGAAATCAGAGCCATCCCAGGGGATGTACCCATAAGTTTAACCCTATTAAATAACATCCCAAAGATTTTCCCTGCTCCGGAGCTCAGGATTTATTAATGATAGAGAAAACGCCTGGATAAATCCGTTTAGGAGGACAAGAGCCTGCCCCAGGcaaaggcagggagagcagcagctctggatgcaggatgtgcaggaaaatcccagctcGCGGCTGTTCCCAGGTGCCCGGGAAGGACCTGGAGGCTCCGAAGGGAAGGGCCATCTGTCATGGCTGTCACGCGCCCAGAGGGACGGCTGAGCCTGCTGacctcagcttccagctcctgctctcctttatggggctgcagggggaaaaTGGGGCGAAAAAAACCAGGAGAGCAGCTGCCCTCGAGCAGATTGTTGGGTTTTTATAGGATCCAGACTAAAGCTCATGATGTTTTTTCACTTCCCTTGTcagcaaagggatttttttgcctgCCCTGCACCTCTACTTCCCAATGGATTGCTTCCCATCCTCACTCCACCTGTGTTTTCCAAGCCAGCACCTCTCACTCCCACCTGCTTTCCTTTCTGGGAtcagagcagcaccagagcatcatcccagcagcctgggctaATTCTCCCCTCTAAGCTCCTTCTCTAAAGGAGGCTCCAGGGGTTTTCTGGAAacactgggcagcagcagggacagggataaagGTGCTTTGCTCTGGCATCACCTCTGGAGTTTGCTGCTCCTCTCGCACTGGGAGGATCCCAGATCTCCTTTCCTTGAGTATCCCTGCACCCAAAGGTGCCCCTCTCATCCCAAGGGCTTTCCAAGGGCAGGGGCACTGTGCTTTCCCAAAACCTTGCTCACAGCCTTGACCCAGCAATTCCTGCTGCCCTGATTTCCCCAGGATCACCAGCACCATCCTGCTGTGGTGAACATCAGCGCCGTGCTCTTCCCACAGCCGCAAAATCACGGAATGGGATGGGTGGGAACGGACCTTAAAGGTCAGCTCATTCTGCATGGGtagggacagcagcagggagggggatTGTCCCTGTCCACAAAGGTGAGATCCCAGTGGGAACTGGGGATCCCTTGGCAATAATGGGATGAAAACCAAAAGCAGGGAGTGCTCCTCAGTGTCCAGAGGATCCAGAGATGCTCCCGGGGTTGGAacaaggctgggagagctgggggggctcacctggagaagagaaggctccagggagagctcagagccccttgcagagccTGAGGggactccaggagagctggagagggactggggacaagggatggagggacaggacacagggaatggcttcccactgccagagggcagggctggatgggacattgggaaggaattgttccctgggagggtgggcaggccctggcacaggtacCCGAGGAGCAGCGGCCACCCCGGGATGCGCTGGGAGGGGCCGGGATTGTCCCGCTCCACAGGAGCCGCCCGGGCCCCTcagccccgccccgccgctctCGCGCGCTCGGCGGAGCTCTCGCGAGACTTCCCAACATGGCGCCGGCGGGCAGCGCGAACCTGCCGTGGTAcggccgggagcgggggggatggagggataCCGGGATACCGGGATAACGCGGCGGGAGCTGCCCCGGGGCTGACTCCTCGCTCTTCTCCTTCCCCGCTGCAGGGTGGAGAAGTACCGTCCGCAGGCGCTGTCCGAGCTGGTGTCTCACCGGGACATCCTCAGCACCGGTAATTAACCCCACCCGCGCTGACCTGCCCGCCGGTCACgggtgtcccccagccccgtTATCCCGCTGTTATCCCGTTATCATCCCGTTATCCCGCTGTTAGCCCGTTATCATCCCGTTATCCCGCAGTGCAGCGCTTCATCAGCGAGGACCGGCTCCCTCATCTGCTCCTCTATGGGCCGCCCGGCACCGGGAAGACATCCACCATCCTGgcctgtgccaggcagctgTACCGGGAGCGGGAGTTCGGCTCCATGGTGCTGGAGGTGAGCGGGAACACGGCggggtggggtggggatggggatgcggatgggatgggacaacatgagaaggagaaaggttgggatgggatgcaggggTACTGATCCACACCATTCCCTTCCAGCTCAACGCCTCCGATGACCGGGGCATCGACATTGTCCGAGGGCCCATCCTGAGCTTTGCCAGCACCAGGACCATCTTTAAGTATGTGATGAGTCTGTGCTTCCCATCTCTTTGGcaccctcctgccctggcacttagattgggaatgggatttgggaggtCCCAGGGAGGGTGGGAACGTGCCCAGCAAGCAGGAAGGTTGAGGATGCAAGAAGGGCTTCCCAGGAGTCAGACTGGGAGCaaacatcccagctcctccttctccagcacCAAGCCCACCCTTTTCCTAGGAAAGGCTTCAAGCTTGTCATCCTGGATGAAGCTGATGCCATGACGCAGGATGCTCAGAACGCCCTGAGGAGAGGTGAGGGGCACTGGGAATCCCAGACCATGGGAATCCCACACTGGGGGTGGCCATCAGCCtcatccagcccagcacagcgTGGGAATCAGGACGAGGCAGCAGCCAAGGaccctccccccctccccacttTTTGCAGTGATTGAGAAGTTCACAGAAAACACTCGGTTTTGCCTCATCTGCAACTACCTCTCCAAGATCATTCCCGCCCTGCAGTCCCGCTGCACCCGCTTCCGCTTTGGCcccctgaccccagagctgatggTGCCGCGGCTGCAGCACGTCATCCAGGAGGAGGGGTGAGTGGGGGATCCCTCCAcgccccctctgtccccattccctgccagggagcagcagcaggttggaTTCCCACGGTTCCACTTTGCAGGGTGGATGTGACCGAGGACGGGATGAAGGCTCTGGTGACGCTCTCGAGCGGGGACATGCGCAGGGCCCTCAATATCTTGCAGGTGGGACTGTGGCCATCAGCCCCTGGccagctgagctggaggggCCTCTTCATCCTTCCTGttccctccccttcctcagAGCACCTCCATGGCCTTTGGGAAGGTGACAGAGGAGAATGTGTACACCTGTACGGGACATCCCCTCAAGTCTGACATCGCCAACATCCTCGACTGGATGCTGAACCAGGATTTTTCCACTGCCTACCGCAGTATCCTTTGCCCTGGGGGTTATTCACAGCTGGGATAAATCCTGCTCTTTCCCAGGGATCTCTGATCTCTGTCTGGGGCAGGTGCTGCTTGCTGGGGAGGCTCTTGGGGTTGCTGCAGAAATGAGGAGCAGGATCTGGCAGGAAAACACCTGGAAGCAAGGCCTTGACTCACTCTCATCCCAGAAATCACAGAGCTGAAGGCGCTGAAAGGTCTGGCCCTGCAGGACATCCTCACTGAGATCCATCTCTTTGTGCACAGAGGTGGGGACAGGGTCTGGCTCTGGATGATCCTGGAGAGGTCACACTTGCCCCTGGCCCTCACCGAGTGTTTCCTTCTCTCCGCAGTGGACTTCCCCCCCTCCATCCGCATGCAGCTGCTGATCAAGCTGGCAGACATCGAGTAAGTGTCACTCCCCCACTGTGGGGACCCTGGGGTGGCTCCTGGTGGTTGCTGAGCACTGTTGGCACACAGCCCATGTCTTTGGGGGGCACCCACAGTGGTAGAAACCTCCAAAGCTGCCCTTGGCCCCTCTCCAGGTATCGcctggctgctggcaccagcGAGAAGATCCAGCTGAGCTCCCTCATCGCCGCCTTCCAGGTCACCAGGGACCTGGTGGTGGCTGAAGCCTGAGTCCTGCCAGGTGGATctgctgctggatttgggaaggaCCATCAGCCCCATGCCTGGAGCTGTTCCATGCAGCTTCCCAGTTGCTTTTTGGAAGCCTTGGGTGCACAGGCAGGCTAAAAAGGTTATTAAAAGGTAGCATTATTCCCAAGCTCCATGGGAAAATACAGGTGCCTCCAAAGCCCAGCAGGTCGCACTGGTCCTTGCTTTTCCCTCCTGAAGGGAGGTGGGGGGTTAGGGAAGCATCAGCTTTGTGTTTAGCTgttcccaggggaaaaaaaacatcctGGGGACATTTGGAGAATTCCCTCCACAAAGcctgccagcacacagggaatgtgCTGTTGCTCCAGCCACCAGCTAAGCTGGAGGATGGGGACAAACAAAACACTGCTGCATGCTCAGCATGTCTGGCAATTTGGCTGATAGAGTGCCACACTCTAGCATGGagagaaaacaacagaagaatGAGAGCAGGGGGTGGAGTAAAGCCACCTCTTCCCACAGGTGGACACCTCTGCCAtcctccctggcagccagggcGGTGCCAGGCACTCCCAGGTCACCTGAACAAGCCAGGAGGGAAATCATGAGGaatcaatttttatttgttgagACCTGCTTGGgcttgtcctgctcctgcccacactgggacagcagcagagcccacacTCCACTGGGATGGAGGGACATTCCCAGgtgggtgttttggggggggttAGCCCCATATTTGTGCAGGTGacaacagctctgctcccacagcagctgttccACCGTCATCCCACACCATTGCACTTGGAAGCAGAAGCACCTGACCCAACcccagcaggggacagggggaacctgtgtcccctgcagggccaccacagctctgccccttgCCCTCTGCACGGgattttgctgggtttttgtATTATGACACTAAAAGAAGCCCTCCACAGCCCCAAAACCGCGGGAGCAGCAACGCTCCTGGCTCACAGCTCGGCGTCCCTGCGGTGCTGCCTGCCCGGGCCGAGCCCCAGGGCTCAcctctgtgcctctgctctccctgctgccttaAAAAGTCCGGTAAGTGAGGAATTCCTTCAGCTTCCTGGGAATGGGCAGCGCCAGCACCTGGTAGGTTGTGAGGAAGGTGCGCAGGGCTTTGCGGCACAAGTGCTTGAGTGACGAGAGGACCCTCGGGGCTGTCCAGAACTGGACGTGGCCATCTCTGGTCCTGCAATGGGATCCAAACaaccctgagcacagggcacagggacacaacGAATTCCAACTGCCCCCAAACATTCCCAAGCCTGCCAGCAGCATGTGTTCCCTCCCCAGCCTAGGAAAAGTATCCCAAGGGAAGCCCAGAATTTGCTGAGCTGTAGGAGAaagaagcagctctgtgtttctCCACCCTCTTCTCCTGTTTACTCACCCTGTGGCAATAAATCCTCCATGTGGGAAGTACATGCAGCACAGACCGTTGGTCATGGGGGCAAAGGCCACAGGGGACCGCAGCTCCAAGGCCCAGATCCTCAGGAGCCTGTGGAGAAAGGGAGAGGACACAATTCAGTGCCTATTGCCAAAATAAAGCCTCTGCCATCACCTGAAGACACACAAAGAAGGATTTGCTTCCCATGGGAGTGTCTCAGGGAGGACTGTCCCTGAGGGTACtgagggtggcacagcaggatgTGGACCTCAGCTCACGGTGACAGGGCCCTGACCATGGTGCTCCCACAGGCCTGACCTTTCCACTTATTCCAGGAATTGGTGGGGACCTGGCACATTCATTCCCCACCTCCTGAGCTCTTGGTTTATTCTGGTCTTCTCCTGGGCCTCTCTGTGGGTCCCCACAGGGGTTCACTCACCTGTCATCTGCCACAGTGGCCAGGTAGAGCCCCTCGGGGGAGAAGCAGACGGAGCGCAGGGAGCTGGTGTGGATTTCACTGCTGGAATCTAGCACAGAGTACAACGGGACGTGGCTGTGGGTGGGAACAACATCTCAGTgtcagctctgagctgccaccagccccttccccagctgaggctggcagagctgccaaaCTTGGCAAGCCAGACCCTTATACCACCTCTGGAAGCAGAGGAGTGGTGATGATTGAGCCCAGCGAGAAAGGAAAGCCACATCCAGCCCTAGAAACCTCCCTGGCATTGCTCTGTCCTGTCtgtcccacagtgtccccatggctcaTACCACAGTGTAGAGAGATGGTGGCTGTGCCCATCCAGCTGGGAAAGCCACATCCAGCCCTAACAACCTCCCTGGCAttgctctgtcccctctgagATCTGTACCGCAGtgtcctgagctgctccccGGTGTAGGGGTCCCACATGATGACACAGGCGTCGTAGGAAGCGGTGACAAGGAGCGCAGAGTCCGGGGAGAAGTCACAGGACACCACGCTGCTCTGGTGGCCCTCCAGCTTCCGGATGAGTGTGTAGGATCTCATGCTCCACAGCAGGGcctgtgggatttgggcaggggATCAGGCTGGGAGCATCCCAAGGTTTAAACCatgtgggctctgctcccaaattccagctcctgaggagccagggcaggatggCCTGGCCCTTCTCCCAGGGGGATTTCTGGGCATACAGAGGGCTGGattcagcaggcacagggatggctCCCATCCTGCAGGACTCACCGACTTctcaccagcagcagagcagagcatgcTGCAGTCTGGGGAGATGGAGCAGCAATAGACCCACTGCACGTGGCCTGACAGCACCTGGACCTGccgccctggggacagcagaaaTGTGTCACCAGAGGGGAAAAGGacctcctggctctgcccccCTTTCATTTCCCCAGTGGGAATTCACACTGGGCTGGGGATTCCCTGGGTAAATCCCAAGGCAATGCCCTCCCACATCTCCCAGCTTACACTCTGTTCCCTCTCACAGGACTGTCCCCTTCTGCCTCAAATACTGTCCCCAAAGGTCCTCTCCCACCATCTTCCCTCCCGAGgtttctcccctttccctgacccagcacagggatATCCCTGCATGTTCCTACCATCCCTGCTCAGGTCCCACACGCGCAAGGTCTTGTCCCGCGAGGCTGACACGAGGATGGGGCTTCCATTGGGAGCAAAGCTCAGGTCCCTGACGACATCCTGGTGTCCCAAGAGGCTGAAGAGGAGGTGCCCTGTGGAGAGGAGCCCTGCTCAGTGCCATCCATCCACGGGGAATGAGGCAGAGCCCTTCGTGCAGCCTCGCTTGGGACAGGTattggggaaggagggagatgGGACCTCCTGCTCACCTGTCTGCACCTCCCACACCTTGATCTGCCCATCATTGAGCCCAGTGGCCAGGACCAGGCAGGGAAGCCCCATAGCACAGGCAGGATCTGTGTTCCCATCCTCAGCTGCTGGCCAGGCACTGAAGGCCAGGCCCCAGACGATCTGCCCACACTCCAGAGTCTTCTCCTTGGCTGCCCCACGGCTCCAGGTCTCTGCTTTGCCGCCCCGGCTCTTGCGCTCTGAGgttttgcagctgctggagggagaCAGGGATGGGTGGAGTGTTCACCCCGTTAccacctgccccagctccatgcACCATCTCCGTCTTCACCCCACACTGGGTAGCCCCTGGCATCAGTCCAAGCCAGGAATGAAtggatggagagcagcactgggggacTTTGGTGCTGGTGGGTGAAGGCTGGCCATGCCCCAGCTCAGAAACACCCTGAGCTGATCCTGAACATGAGAAGCAGGGGAGAGagaattctgcccctctgccctgcccaggtgacagctcactgcagagctgtccctggccctggggtccccaaaatcgggacatggagctgctggagtgagtccagaggagatgctcccagggctggagcccccaTGCTccgggagctgggggtgctcacctggagaagagaaggatccaaggacagctcagagccccttccagagcctcaagaggctccaagagagctgaagagggacttgggacaaggaatggagtgccaggacacagggaatggcttcccactgccagagggcagggatggatgggatattggaaaggaattgttccctgggagagtgaagagggcctggcacagggtgcccagagcagctgtggctacccctgaatccctgggagtgtccaaggccaggttggagatttgggttggagcagcctgggacagtggaaggtgtccttgccatggcaggggtggcactggatgagctttaaggtcccttcccacccaaaccattccgtgACTCTGCACTCACAGCTCGGCCTCCCCCAGCGGCCAGGGGATCAGCTTGACCACGCAGTGTCCCTGGGACCAGGCGAACCAGGCCCCGTCGGGGGAAAAGGCGACGCTCCAGGTCTCGCAGCTGGATTTCCAATCGTAGCGCTGGGGCCGGCCCGGCTTCAGCTCCGCCAGCAGCACCGGCTCCTCTGCGGCAGGACGGCTCCGTTACCCACAGAGCCCCCAAACCCCGGTCACCCCTcacatccccagcccctccGGGTCCCTGCCCGGCTCCCGCTCACCTCCGCTCGGCTTCATGGTGGCCCCGCCGCCTCtcggccccgccgggcccgcccggcccagggcggcggcggcggcggaagcggcggcgcggggaggggaggggacccGGAGCCACCTCCTCCGGCCCCGCCACCACCGGCACCGCCCCCGACCGGGGAGGGCGGGGATGGGcgggagagggacaggggagcaCCGGGATGGGGCGGGAGAGGGACGGGATGGGGCgggagagggagggggcagcGCCGGGATGGCGCGGGAGAGGGACGGGAACAGCCTCCCTGAGGGGGAAATGGCGGGCACCGGGCCTGCCCCCACCCGGCACTGaccccctcagggaccccaCACCGGGACACCCCTCGATTGTGAcactccccagcacccccacgGAGGCACCTCCCGGCAGTGATACCACCAGGACCCACAGGGTGACACCCCCTGGCAGTGACACTCCCCAGCAGCCTCACGGGGACACCTCCCGGCGGTGACACCCCCAAGACCCACAGGGTAACACCCCGGGGCAGTGACACCCGCAGGACCCACAGGGTGACACCCCCCggcagtgacacccccaggacccACAGGGTGACACCACCTggcagtgacacccccaggacccACAGGGTGACACTCCCAGGCAATGACACTCCCCAGCACACCCACGGAGGCACCTCCCggcagtgacacccccaggacccACAGGGAGACACCCCGGGGCAGTGACACCACCAGGACCCACAGGGTGACACCCGGGggcagtgacacccccaggacccACAGGGTGACACCCCGGggcagtgacacccccaggacccACAGGGTGACACCCCGCGGCAGTGACACCCTCCGAACCCAGCACCCACTGGATTGCACGCCCCCATTCAGCAGCCCCCCAAGGATCAGCGCTCCCATATTCAGCTCCCTCTAGCAGCCTCCGAGGATCTCATTGAGCCCCCCTTTAGCAGCCCCCCGATGACCCCGTGCCCCCACATTGTCCCCCCAAGAGCTAACAGCCCATCATCAGCCCCCCAAGAACCAGCTCCCCCTCTTTGAGCCCCTCCAGCACACACTGGGTGACACCAACCCTGCCATGAGTCAtggcatccctgtcccctgaaTTCTGCACCCTCCAGCGCCCCGAGCCCctcaccagggcagggatgtcccccctgtcccctcagtgcccTCCGTCTCTCTGGCTCGGGGTCCCTGGTGCGGCGAGGCCGGGGTGCAGGGAGCAGTGCGATTGGGGTGCTTCACCCACAGACACCCCAAGACCTGCTGGAGTCCCCCCAGTTGTGCTCAGTGTGTCCCCTCCGAGGGCTGGGGTcactctccttcctcccctcatCCTCAACTCCAGTGTTCCCCCCCTACTTTGGGATTCAGACCGAGCCCCCCACCCTGGGGAGCTCTGACATGACAGATGCCCCCCACCACAGGTGCCACCGCCCTGCCATGcccccgtgcctcagtttccccgtCCCTAGGACGGAGGATGGCCTCTCTCTCTTTGTCTGGCCCGTGATGGGACCCCCAGGGTGGGCGCGGTGCCACACCTTGTGTGAGTGGCTCGGGGGGCTCAGGGCCCCCGTATTTCCCCCAGTCCACCCCCGGAGATGTGCCGGGGAGGGGGTGCTGGGcgctctgccctccctgggtGACCCCCGATTTTGGGGTCTTTGCTTGCACCCATTACCCCAAAGTGGGGGtctggggtgtgcagggactGCCAGCCCCCCCATCCCGCAGGAGTTATGAGCCCCACAGCCCCTTTAGCATCCCCTTCATGTCccccagcagggtgggcacagaggaTCTCCCCAAACCTGGGGGTGACACCGGGAGGGtacagcccctgcagccacaccCCTACAGGGCATCTGCCCCCTTAGGGGGGTGGGGTGGTGCAGGGAGACCCCCGCCTGCTCCTGCCCCGGGGACGCGGCTCAGCGGAGCTGCAGTCCCGGTACCTCCGCACGTACCGACTGGGCACCGCCGGGCGCTCCCAGGGAACGGCACCGtgtccctgcctcagtttccccggggtgtcactgctgggtgtCCCACTGCCGGGCGATCTGCACAATGATGGGGGGCCCAGTGCCGCTCCCAGCgtcccccaaatccagctcgGGGCTATcatggggctgcagagggggtCGGGGTGAGCCTCTTCCATTTCTCGTCCCGTGGTAGGGACAGAGACTGGGGTCACCTCCCTCCCCCATCTCGGGGTCCTAATCCTTGTGGAAACAGCtcctggggatttggggctccagcagcaccccagggccGGCACCCCTcggtgctgctccagctgccataAACCAGCAGAAAGGGATTTGCAGGGACCAGGTGGATAATCCCGTGCCTCATCCCTCCATCCTGTGCTCCCGGTGTCACCCTGGCACCATGGCCTGTCACAGACACTcgggctgggctgtgccgcTGGACAGACGGCGATACCGCAGCTGggtcacacagggacacacggagATGGTTCGGGTGAAGCACAGCAGGTCCCTCCGGTCGAGGAGGGCCGGGAAAAGGGGATGTCCCCATCCTggtgtcagctgcagggccGGGCTGAGACCGGgcagctcatcccatccccGGGGCTGGTGCTTCACTGTCGATGTTTGAGGTGCCCCAGGATGGGGGGGATTCCCGAGTGTGGGCGGACCCTGGGcacccccatcc
Proteins encoded:
- the RFC5 gene encoding replication factor C subunit 5 isoform X2, which encodes MAPAGSANLPWVEKYRPQALSELVSHRDILSTVQRFISEDRLPHLLLYGPPGTGKTSTILACARQLYREREFGSMVLELNASDDRGIDIVRGPILSFASTRTIFKKGFKLVILDEADAMTQDAQNALRRVIEKFTENTRFCLICNYLSKIIPALQSRCTRFRFGPLTPELMVPRLQHVIQEEGVDVTEDGMKALVTLSSGDMRRALNILQSTSMAFGKVTEENVYTCTGHPLKSDIANILDWMLNQDFSTAYRKITELKALKGLALQDILTEIHLFVHRVDFPPSIRMQLLIKLADIEYRLAAGTSEKIQLSSLIAAFQVTRDLVVAEA
- the RFC5 gene encoding replication factor C subunit 5 isoform X1, with the protein product MAPAGSANLPWVEKYRPQALSELVSHRDILSTVQRFISEDRLPHLLLYGPPGTGKTSTILACARQLYREREFGSMVLELNASDDRGIDIVRGPILSFASTRTIFKKGFKLVILDEADAMTQDAQNALRRVIEKFTENTRFCLICNYLSKIIPALQSRCTRFRFGPLTPELMVPRLQHVIQEEGVDVTEDGMKALVTLSSGDMRRALNILQSTSMAFGKVTEENVYTCTGHPLKSDIANILDWMLNQDFSTAYRKITELKALKGLALQDILTEIHLFVHRGGDRVWLWMILERSHLPLALTECFLLSAVDFPPSIRMQLLIKLADIEYRLAAGTSEKIQLSSLIAAFQVTRDLVVAEA
- the WSB2 gene encoding WD repeat and SOCS box-containing protein 2 isoform X2, encoding MKPSGEEPVLLAELKPGRPQRYDWKSSCETWSVAFSPDGAWFAWSQGHCVVKLIPWPLGEAELCKTSERKSRGGKAETWSRGAAKEKTLECGQIVWGLAFSAWPAAEDGNTDPACAMGLPCLVLATGLNDGQIKVWEVQTGHLLFSLLGHQDVVRDLSFAPNGSPILVSASRDKTLRVWDLSRDGRQVQVLSGHVQWVYCCSISPDCSMLCSAAGEKSALLWSMRSYTLIRKLEGHQSSVVSCDFSPDSALLVTASYDACVIMWDPYTGEQLRTLRHVPLYSVLDSSSEIHTSSLRSVCFSPEGLYLATVADDRLLRIWALELRSPVAFAPMTNGLCCMYFPHGGFIATGTRDGHVQFWTAPRVLSSLKHLCRKALRTFLTTYQVLALPIPRKLKEFLTYRTF
- the WSB2 gene encoding WD repeat and SOCS box-containing protein 2 isoform X1, with protein sequence MKPSGEEPVLLAELKPGRPQRYDWKSSCETWSVAFSPDGAWFAWSQGHCVVKLIPWPLGEAELSCKTSERKSRGGKAETWSRGAAKEKTLECGQIVWGLAFSAWPAAEDGNTDPACAMGLPCLVLATGLNDGQIKVWEVQTGHLLFSLLGHQDVVRDLSFAPNGSPILVSASRDKTLRVWDLSRDGRQVQVLSGHVQWVYCCSISPDCSMLCSAAGEKSALLWSMRSYTLIRKLEGHQSSVVSCDFSPDSALLVTASYDACVIMWDPYTGEQLRTLRHVPLYSVLDSSSEIHTSSLRSVCFSPEGLYLATVADDRLLRIWALELRSPVAFAPMTNGLCCMYFPHGGFIATGTRDGHVQFWTAPRVLSSLKHLCRKALRTFLTTYQVLALPIPRKLKEFLTYRTF